Proteins encoded within one genomic window of Paenarthrobacter sp. JL.01a:
- a CDS encoding LacI family DNA-binding transcriptional regulator has translation MAKAGSTGVRPTIRMVAELAGVSTATVSYVLSGRRGDGGPGVSDPTAEKVKAAAERLGYRPNQAARAIRTGRTNTVILSLTMLSDPWSLSVIEAVQKAAVPLGITPMILGDADWVKVLGTHNADAVFVDAVRHDQREDLRKLAERGTTLVVFDEEVEPDGFDVVRSIAGPGCRMAVEHLLHGHAKVACLTPATAAGTSGGTRYRAFSEALAAAGITERPDYVGLFDGTSAGAYAAATRLLSLPERPTAIYATTDYAAVSAINAAQRLGLGVGSDVDIIGVGNTVEGERMSPSLSTVGPVDFFDKLARRLLTRATSHADPAVLDFPWHLFVRESAPHRSAATRLR, from the coding sequence ATGGCTAAAGCAGGCAGCACCGGAGTCCGGCCCACTATCCGGATGGTGGCCGAGCTGGCGGGCGTGTCGACGGCCACGGTTTCGTATGTGTTGTCAGGCCGCCGGGGCGATGGCGGACCGGGCGTTTCAGATCCGACGGCGGAGAAGGTCAAGGCTGCCGCGGAGCGGCTGGGCTACCGCCCCAACCAGGCAGCCCGGGCCATCCGGACGGGCCGCACCAACACAGTGATCCTGTCGTTGACCATGCTCTCCGATCCTTGGTCGTTGTCCGTCATCGAGGCCGTGCAAAAGGCTGCGGTACCACTCGGGATCACCCCGATGATCCTCGGCGATGCGGACTGGGTCAAAGTGCTCGGAACGCACAATGCCGACGCCGTGTTCGTCGATGCTGTCCGCCATGACCAGCGCGAGGACCTGCGAAAACTTGCCGAGCGCGGAACCACGTTGGTGGTCTTCGATGAAGAGGTCGAACCCGACGGTTTCGATGTGGTCCGTTCCATTGCCGGTCCGGGCTGCCGCATGGCCGTGGAGCATCTGCTTCACGGCCATGCAAAGGTCGCCTGCCTGACTCCGGCCACGGCCGCCGGTACTTCCGGGGGGACGCGATACCGGGCCTTTTCCGAAGCGTTGGCAGCGGCAGGCATCACGGAACGGCCGGATTACGTAGGACTGTTCGATGGTACGAGCGCCGGCGCCTATGCTGCTGCCACCCGGCTCCTCAGCCTGCCGGAGCGGCCCACTGCCATCTACGCCACCACCGATTACGCCGCTGTCAGCGCCATCAACGCGGCCCAACGCCTGGGCCTGGGGGTCGGCTCGGACGTGGACATCATTGGTGTGGGCAACACCGTGGAAGGCGAGCGGATGTCGCCTTCGCTGAGCACCGTAGGTCCCGTGGACTTCTTCGACAAACTCGCCCGGCGGCTCCTGACACGGGCAACCAGCCATGCAGACCCTGCCGTCCTCGACTTCCCCTGGCACCTGTTCGTGCGCGAGTCCGCGCCGCACCGCAGTGCCGCCACCAGACTTAGATAA
- a CDS encoding DUF5666 domain-containing protein — translation MATLSPGLRKALLASGIAVALTGAGGAAVWAGTQPNPTPSDMSSSTPAPSPSASAKAGHQQVRGQGINGENVVKQPDGSFRTVVTQVGTIESVSGSDITVKSEDGFTQRYAINGDTKISKVPADAAQLRNGRGKPTLPSATAAELKTGDTVHISGTKAGDAVTADRIVSGELPAGVKGHGVKRGHGPI, via the coding sequence ATGGCCACTCTTTCGCCGGGCCTTCGCAAGGCCCTTCTGGCAAGCGGGATCGCCGTCGCCCTGACCGGTGCCGGGGGCGCCGCCGTGTGGGCCGGCACCCAGCCCAACCCCACGCCGTCGGACATGTCCTCCAGCACCCCCGCGCCAAGTCCCTCCGCGTCAGCCAAAGCCGGGCACCAGCAGGTCCGCGGCCAAGGGATCAACGGAGAGAACGTCGTCAAGCAGCCGGACGGGAGCTTCCGCACCGTTGTGACGCAGGTGGGAACCATCGAGTCAGTCAGCGGCTCTGACATCACCGTCAAGAGCGAAGACGGCTTCACGCAGCGCTACGCCATCAATGGCGATACGAAGATCAGCAAGGTCCCGGCAGACGCGGCTCAACTACGGAACGGCAGGGGCAAGCCCACGTTGCCGTCGGCCACTGCGGCCGAGCTGAAGACCGGAGATACCGTGCACATCAGCGGCACGAAGGCCGGAGATGCGGTCACCGCCGACAGGATCGTCTCCGGAGAACTGCCGGCCGGCGTCAAGGGCCACGGCGTGAAGCGCGGGCACGGGCCCATCTAG
- a CDS encoding LysR family transcriptional regulator, with product MEIHQLQMLRELGDLGSVKAVAETLMVTPSAVSQQLALLQKSVDVPLTRKEGRALVLTDAGRVLAEAGAAVVNAMADARAAIGAYHDAPDAPVSVSAFHSAGQALFAPLAALLASGKASDGGTSPGLRLSDEDVAQEDFPGLVARYDLVLAHRMDNSPPWPEDKVAVIPLADEPLDIALPAAHPLASRVELEPNDVVDEAWVTSRDGYSPADVLSAVVAVSGRPAEVLHRINDYSTVAALVSAGGAIGLLPRFTARRVLDAGVVLRPLAGVNSVRKIDILARPETLKRKSVMTVCESLQTVMTGLTSPN from the coding sequence ATGGAAATCCACCAATTGCAGATGCTGCGGGAACTCGGCGACCTCGGCAGCGTCAAAGCCGTGGCGGAGACCCTCATGGTCACCCCTTCGGCTGTATCGCAACAGCTTGCTCTGCTGCAGAAATCCGTCGATGTTCCGTTGACGCGCAAAGAGGGCCGGGCCCTGGTGCTGACCGACGCCGGCCGTGTGCTCGCCGAGGCCGGTGCCGCCGTCGTCAACGCCATGGCGGATGCGCGGGCGGCCATCGGCGCGTACCACGACGCTCCAGACGCGCCGGTCAGCGTCAGCGCCTTTCACAGCGCGGGACAAGCGCTGTTCGCCCCTTTGGCGGCGCTGTTGGCATCCGGAAAAGCGTCCGACGGCGGCACGTCGCCGGGGCTTCGCCTCTCCGATGAGGACGTGGCCCAGGAGGATTTCCCCGGGTTGGTGGCGCGCTACGACCTTGTCCTGGCGCACCGGATGGACAACAGCCCGCCCTGGCCGGAGGACAAAGTCGCGGTGATACCCCTGGCGGACGAGCCCCTGGACATCGCACTGCCCGCGGCGCACCCCTTGGCTTCCCGCGTCGAACTGGAGCCGAACGACGTCGTGGATGAAGCCTGGGTGACCAGCCGCGACGGCTACTCCCCCGCGGACGTCCTGTCCGCCGTCGTCGCCGTCAGCGGGCGCCCGGCGGAAGTCCTGCACCGCATCAACGACTATTCGACGGTGGCGGCGTTGGTGTCGGCCGGCGGCGCGATCGGCCTGCTGCCGCGTTTTACGGCACGGCGTGTGCTGGACGCAGGCGTGGTGCTGCGGCCGTTGGCGGGCGTGAATTCCGTGCGCAAGATCGACATCCTGGCCCGGCCCGAGACCCTGAAACGGAAATCGGTCATGACGGTTTGCGAGTCACTTCAAACCGTCATGACCGGGCTTACCTCACCCAACTAA
- the gatB gene encoding Asp-tRNA(Asn)/Glu-tRNA(Gln) amidotransferase subunit GatB — protein sequence MSVDAILSFEEAMEKYDPVLGFEVHVELNTKTKMFSSAPNVFGDEPNTNVNEVDLGMPGVLPVVNKAAVESSIKIGLALNCKIAESCRFARKNYFYPDTPKNFQTSQYDEPIAYDGYLDIELEDGTVFRVEIERAHMEEDAGKLTHMGGAAGRIQGADYSLVDYNRSGVPLVEIVTKPIEGAGSRAPELAKAYVAAVREIVKNLGVSDARMERGNVRCDANVSLRPHGRERFGIRSETKNVNSLRAVEHAVRYEIQRHAAVLESGEPVIQETRHWHEDTRSTTSGRPKSDADDYRYFPEPDLVPVVASREWVEELRATLPEPPAERRKRLKEAWGYSDLEFRDVVNAGVMDSIEETIAAGASADVARKWWMGEIVGRAKVADVEPAELGVTPQLIVELNKLVEGGKINNKMASQVLDGVLAGEGTPEEIIEKRGLAVVSDDGPLLEAIDAALAAQPDVAEKIRGGKVQAIGAIVGGVMKATRGQADAGRVRELILEKLGVEG from the coding sequence ATGTCCGTCGACGCAATCCTGAGCTTCGAAGAGGCCATGGAGAAGTATGATCCCGTCCTGGGGTTCGAGGTCCACGTGGAACTCAACACCAAGACAAAGATGTTCTCCTCTGCACCCAACGTCTTCGGCGATGAGCCCAACACCAACGTCAACGAGGTCGACCTCGGCATGCCCGGCGTCCTCCCCGTGGTGAACAAGGCCGCCGTCGAATCCTCCATCAAGATCGGCCTTGCCCTGAACTGCAAGATTGCCGAATCCTGCCGCTTTGCCCGGAAGAACTACTTCTACCCGGACACTCCGAAGAACTTCCAGACCTCGCAGTACGACGAGCCGATCGCCTACGACGGCTACCTCGACATCGAGCTCGAGGACGGAACAGTCTTCCGCGTGGAAATCGAACGCGCCCACATGGAAGAGGACGCCGGCAAGCTGACGCACATGGGCGGCGCTGCAGGGCGTATCCAGGGTGCAGACTACTCGCTGGTGGACTACAACCGCTCGGGTGTGCCGCTGGTGGAAATCGTCACCAAGCCGATCGAGGGCGCTGGGAGCCGCGCCCCCGAACTGGCCAAGGCCTACGTCGCCGCCGTTCGCGAGATCGTGAAGAACCTCGGCGTCTCCGATGCCAGGATGGAACGCGGCAACGTCCGTTGCGATGCCAACGTTTCCTTGCGCCCGCATGGCCGTGAACGCTTCGGCATCCGTTCGGAGACCAAGAACGTGAACTCGCTGCGCGCCGTCGAGCACGCTGTCCGTTACGAAATCCAGCGGCACGCCGCCGTCCTCGAGTCCGGCGAACCGGTCATCCAGGAGACGCGCCACTGGCACGAGGACACGCGCTCGACGACGTCGGGCCGGCCCAAGTCCGACGCTGACGATTACCGCTACTTCCCTGAGCCCGACCTGGTTCCGGTCGTAGCCTCGCGTGAGTGGGTGGAGGAACTGCGCGCAACGCTTCCCGAGCCCCCGGCCGAGCGCCGCAAGCGGCTCAAGGAAGCCTGGGGATATTCGGACCTGGAGTTCCGCGATGTCGTGAACGCCGGGGTCATGGATTCGATCGAGGAAACCATCGCAGCCGGCGCCTCCGCCGATGTGGCGCGCAAGTGGTGGATGGGTGAGATCGTGGGCCGCGCCAAGGTGGCCGATGTCGAGCCCGCCGAACTCGGTGTGACTCCGCAGCTGATTGTCGAGCTCAACAAACTCGTCGAAGGCGGCAAGATCAACAACAAGATGGCGTCGCAGGTCCTTGACGGCGTCCTTGCCGGCGAAGGAACGCCTGAGGAGATCATCGAAAAGCGCGGCCTGGCCGTGGTTTCGGACGATGGTCCGCTCCTGGAGGCCATTGACGCTGCGCTGGCGGCCCAGCCGGATGTGGCCGAGAAGATCCGCGGCGGCAAGGTCCAGGCCATCGGTGCCATCGTCGGTGGCGTCATGAAGGCCACGCGCGGCCAGGCCGATGCCGGCCGTGTACGCGAACTCATCCTTGAGAAGCTCGGGGTGGAAGGCTAA
- the gatA gene encoding Asp-tRNA(Asn)/Glu-tRNA(Gln) amidotransferase subunit GatA: MTELKNELIHHSAADLAAKLAAREVSAVEVTQAHLDRIADVDGQVNAFLHVNSEEALAVAAEVDAARAAGGEGLHALAGVPIAVKDLIVTIGQPTTAGSKILEGWHSPYDATVVKKLRAAKMPILGKTNLDEFAMGSSTEHSAFGPTRNPWDLDRIPGGSGGGSAAAVAAFEAPLALGTDTGGSIRQPGAVTGTVGMKPTYGAVSRYGAIAMASSLDQIGPVSRTVLDSALLQEVIGGHDPFDSTSLTDPFNNLVAAARLGNVAGMKIGIIKELHGEGYQAGVENRFNESLQLLKDAGAEIVEVSCPNLKYALGAYYLIMPSEVSSNLAKFDGVRFGLRVLPKDGPMTIERVMGATRAAGFGDEVKRRIILGTYALSAGYYDAYYGSAQKVRTLIQRDFDAAFAQADVLISPTAPTTAFKLGEKLDDPLAMYLNDVATIPANLAGIPGLSLPGGLADEDGLPVGIQLLAPAREDARLYRVGAVLESILEEKWGGPMLAQAPALGSASTTAGGSN; encoded by the coding sequence ATGACTGAGCTGAAAAACGAACTCATCCACCACTCCGCCGCCGACCTCGCTGCAAAGCTGGCCGCCCGCGAAGTTTCCGCCGTCGAAGTGACGCAGGCGCACCTTGACCGCATTGCCGACGTCGACGGTCAGGTTAATGCCTTCCTGCACGTCAACAGCGAAGAGGCTTTGGCTGTTGCCGCCGAAGTGGACGCTGCCCGGGCCGCCGGCGGCGAAGGACTGCACGCCCTCGCCGGTGTGCCGATCGCGGTCAAGGACCTCATCGTCACCATCGGCCAGCCGACCACCGCCGGTTCGAAGATCCTTGAGGGCTGGCACAGCCCGTACGACGCCACCGTGGTGAAGAAGCTCCGCGCGGCAAAGATGCCCATTCTGGGCAAGACCAACCTGGACGAATTCGCCATGGGTTCCTCCACGGAACACTCGGCCTTCGGACCTACCCGCAACCCGTGGGACCTGGACCGTATCCCCGGCGGTTCGGGCGGTGGCTCCGCTGCCGCCGTCGCCGCTTTCGAAGCGCCGCTGGCGCTCGGCACGGACACCGGTGGATCCATCCGCCAGCCCGGCGCCGTCACCGGGACCGTAGGCATGAAGCCGACGTACGGTGCTGTTTCGCGCTACGGCGCTATCGCCATGGCGTCCTCCCTGGACCAGATCGGCCCGGTATCCCGTACGGTGCTGGACTCCGCCCTGCTCCAGGAAGTCATTGGCGGTCACGATCCCTTTGATTCAACGTCCTTGACGGACCCGTTCAACAACCTGGTCGCTGCTGCCCGCCTGGGCAACGTTGCCGGCATGAAGATCGGCATCATCAAGGAACTGCACGGCGAGGGCTACCAAGCCGGTGTCGAGAACCGCTTCAACGAGTCTCTTCAGCTCCTGAAGGACGCCGGCGCGGAAATCGTCGAGGTTTCCTGCCCCAACCTCAAGTACGCCCTGGGCGCGTACTACCTCATCATGCCCTCCGAGGTCTCCAGCAACCTGGCCAAATTCGACGGCGTCCGCTTCGGTCTGCGCGTCCTGCCCAAGGACGGCCCCATGACCATCGAACGCGTCATGGGGGCCACCCGTGCCGCAGGTTTCGGCGACGAGGTCAAGCGGCGCATCATCCTCGGTACCTACGCCCTGAGCGCAGGCTACTACGACGCCTACTACGGTTCGGCGCAGAAGGTCCGCACCCTGATCCAGCGCGACTTCGACGCCGCCTTCGCCCAGGCGGATGTCCTCATTTCCCCGACGGCGCCCACCACGGCGTTCAAGCTGGGGGAGAAGCTGGATGACCCCTTGGCCATGTACCTGAACGACGTCGCCACGATTCCTGCGAACCTCGCAGGCATCCCGGGCCTGTCCCTGCCGGGCGGCCTTGCCGATGAGGACGGCTTGCCCGTAGGCATCCAGTTGCTGGCTCCTGCCCGCGAGGACGCCCGGCTGTACCGCGTGGGTGCGGTCCTCGAATCCATCCTTGAAGAGAAGTGGGGCGGCCCGATGCTGGCACAGGCACCGGCGCTCGGCTCAGCTTCAACCACCGCCGGAGGTTCCAACTAA
- a CDS encoding ABC transporter permease, which yields MNSTTEQAPALPEARRVPPGTGGNALGTGAKKRKKNRAPQKSFRSRLRRDKQMLLMMVPGVLFLLLFFYIPILGNVIAFQDYQPYLGIGDSLWVGWQNFVDLFGNPDFIHAFWNTLYLAAWQLVFLFPVPLVLALIVDSLISTRVRKIFQSIAYLPHFLSWVLVIAFFQQMLGGAGFVNNLLRDWGMEPIPFMTNPETFPVMVVVQMIWKDAGWAMIIFLAALASIDASLYEAAAADGAGRWRRMWHITLPGLRPVIVLLLILRIGDILSVGFEQFILQRDAVGAGAAEVLDTFTYYTGVVGGGWSSGAAAGLAKGVVSALLIYGANKLAHRFGEDGIFAKQVR from the coding sequence ATGAACTCGACGACGGAACAAGCTCCGGCATTGCCCGAAGCCCGCCGAGTCCCACCCGGCACGGGTGGAAACGCCCTCGGAACCGGTGCGAAGAAGCGTAAGAAGAACAGAGCTCCGCAGAAGAGCTTCCGGTCCCGCCTGCGGCGGGACAAGCAAATGCTCCTCATGATGGTGCCGGGCGTTTTGTTCCTGTTGCTGTTCTTCTACATCCCCATCCTGGGCAACGTCATCGCCTTCCAGGACTACCAGCCGTACCTCGGCATCGGAGACAGCCTCTGGGTGGGCTGGCAGAACTTCGTGGACTTGTTCGGCAACCCCGACTTCATCCACGCTTTCTGGAACACCCTGTACCTGGCCGCCTGGCAGCTGGTCTTCCTGTTCCCCGTGCCGCTGGTCCTGGCACTGATCGTGGACTCCCTCATCAGCACCCGGGTCCGGAAGATATTCCAGAGCATCGCCTATTTGCCGCACTTCCTGTCGTGGGTGCTTGTGATCGCGTTCTTCCAGCAGATGCTCGGCGGGGCGGGCTTCGTCAACAACCTCCTCCGGGACTGGGGCATGGAACCCATTCCCTTCATGACCAACCCGGAAACCTTCCCCGTGATGGTCGTGGTCCAGATGATCTGGAAGGACGCCGGCTGGGCCATGATCATCTTCCTGGCAGCCCTGGCCAGCATCGACGCCTCGCTCTACGAGGCAGCGGCCGCCGACGGCGCCGGGCGGTGGCGGAGGATGTGGCACATCACCCTTCCCGGGCTGCGTCCCGTCATAGTCCTGCTCCTCATCCTGCGCATCGGTGACATCCTTTCGGTTGGCTTCGAGCAGTTCATCCTGCAGCGGGACGCTGTCGGAGCAGGTGCTGCCGAAGTCCTGGACACCTTCACGTACTACACCGGCGTAGTGGGAGGCGGCTGGAGCTCGGGAGCTGCCGCCGGCCTGGCCAAGGGCGTGGTCAGCGCCCTGCTGATCTACGGCGCCAACAAACTTGCCCACCGCTTCGGCGAAGACGGAATCTTCGCAAAACAAGTGCGCTGA
- the gatC gene encoding Asp-tRNA(Asn)/Glu-tRNA(Gln) amidotransferase subunit GatC: MAAINRDDVAHLARLAHIEMSAEELDRMAVELAVIVDSVKSVSEAAGDDVPATSHPIPLTNVFREDVVGHTFTAEQALSGAPDAFENRFKVPAILDED, from the coding sequence ATGGCTGCGATCAACCGTGACGACGTCGCGCATCTTGCGCGTCTGGCTCACATTGAAATGAGTGCCGAAGAACTGGACAGGATGGCTGTTGAGCTTGCCGTCATCGTGGATTCGGTGAAGAGCGTGAGCGAGGCTGCCGGTGACGACGTCCCGGCCACATCCCACCCGATTCCGTTGACCAACGTGTTCCGCGAGGACGTCGTGGGGCACACGTTCACGGCAGAGCAGGCATTGTCCGGCGCACCGGACGCTTTCGAGAACCGTTTCAAGGTCCCGGCAATCCTGGATGAGGACTAG
- a CDS encoding sugar ABC transporter substrate-binding protein — protein MTSTTSQTGFSRRGFLGLAGLAVTAVGLSACGGGGAGSNGGAAASASVKLPTYKEFTGVTPDIAGNAQGLQAGYFKLPTPVQSVKTPPLKGKVTGLTETFDTMSPGLKDNPFWQRLNAKLGGDLELQIAEDIGDGYPAKFATVLASNDLPDMMWVPPNQGIPNVGPMLEAKFQDLTPYLSGDAVLEYPNLAALKPDSWKTAVVNGKIWGAPIPSTPFGQVYLGNHDMWAKVGGFEASSADEFLDKAKELTRPGDQQYALEPAYINALHLVTEWFGAPNSWAVNKDRTLTHLYETDEYMAGVEFTAKMFAAGVFYPDSKATDIRSRVANGSVAAQVVVGPHDLRSYRALNKTARFDVLIPFSADGKVKPTYDMGYGTVGFTPFKKADEGKIRELLALINYLSAPFGTVEYMQKNFGEPGQDYTIDAAGNPARTDTGSTNAPGLVSALNIMASPENVIFNPGFDDDTRYVSEQEKKLLEIAWRNPTNGSYSDTNAKVGAKITKQLRDKVVDIITGRAKIDELKDAVKRWKSEGGDKMRDEYQAALDPNAPVFRS, from the coding sequence ATGACGAGCACTACCTCACAGACTGGATTCAGCCGCCGCGGTTTCCTTGGCCTTGCAGGCCTGGCCGTGACCGCCGTCGGTTTGTCCGCCTGCGGTGGTGGCGGGGCCGGAAGCAACGGAGGCGCCGCAGCCTCCGCCTCGGTCAAGTTGCCCACCTACAAGGAATTCACCGGGGTCACCCCGGACATTGCAGGCAACGCCCAGGGCCTCCAGGCCGGTTATTTCAAACTGCCCACTCCTGTGCAGTCTGTGAAGACGCCCCCGCTGAAGGGGAAAGTCACTGGCCTGACCGAAACGTTCGACACCATGAGCCCGGGCCTGAAGGACAACCCTTTCTGGCAGCGCCTCAACGCCAAGCTCGGCGGCGACCTGGAACTGCAGATCGCCGAGGACATCGGGGACGGCTACCCTGCCAAGTTCGCCACCGTCCTGGCCAGCAACGACCTCCCGGACATGATGTGGGTTCCGCCGAACCAAGGCATTCCCAACGTGGGTCCCATGCTGGAGGCGAAGTTCCAGGACCTGACGCCCTACCTTTCCGGTGACGCCGTCCTTGAGTACCCCAACCTGGCCGCGCTCAAGCCCGATTCCTGGAAGACCGCCGTCGTCAACGGGAAAATCTGGGGAGCGCCCATCCCGAGTACCCCGTTCGGCCAGGTCTACCTGGGCAACCACGACATGTGGGCCAAAGTGGGTGGCTTCGAGGCTTCCAGCGCTGATGAATTCCTGGACAAAGCCAAGGAACTGACACGTCCTGGAGACCAGCAATACGCCCTGGAACCGGCCTACATCAACGCCCTGCACCTGGTGACCGAGTGGTTTGGTGCCCCGAACAGCTGGGCCGTCAACAAGGACCGCACGCTGACCCACCTTTATGAGACCGACGAGTACATGGCCGGCGTGGAGTTCACGGCAAAGATGTTCGCTGCGGGTGTGTTCTATCCGGACTCCAAGGCCACGGACATCCGTTCCCGTGTAGCCAACGGCAGCGTTGCGGCCCAGGTAGTGGTGGGCCCTCACGACCTCCGCAGCTACCGTGCCCTGAACAAGACCGCCCGCTTTGACGTTCTCATTCCTTTCAGTGCCGACGGCAAGGTCAAGCCCACCTACGACATGGGCTACGGCACGGTCGGCTTCACGCCGTTCAAGAAGGCCGACGAAGGCAAGATCCGGGAACTCCTTGCTCTCATCAATTACTTGTCGGCGCCTTTCGGGACCGTGGAGTACATGCAGAAGAACTTCGGAGAGCCCGGGCAGGACTACACCATCGACGCCGCCGGCAACCCGGCCCGCACCGACACGGGAAGCACCAACGCCCCGGGCCTGGTCTCGGCGCTGAACATCATGGCCAGCCCCGAAAACGTCATCTTCAACCCGGGATTCGACGACGACACCCGTTATGTCAGCGAGCAGGAAAAGAAGCTCCTGGAGATCGCCTGGCGCAACCCAACCAACGGTTCCTACTCGGACACCAACGCAAAGGTGGGCGCCAAGATCACCAAGCAGCTCCGGGACAAGGTAGTGGACATCATCACCGGCCGCGCCAAGATCGACGAACTCAAGGACGCCGTCAAGCGCTGGAAGAGCGAAGGCGGGGACAAGATGCGCGATGAGTACCAGGCCGCTTTGGATCCCAACGCGCCAGTCTTCCGGAGCTAG
- a CDS encoding Gfo/Idh/MocA family protein, which translates to MHTMEKDLKVGIVGFGLRAGLWKHAHKPGQGSEVTVICDLSERGRADAAGRVPTARITDNLEELLESGLDAVLVLTPDSQHAAVAVRTLKAGIPTFCEKPLDITVEAADLILKTAYETGTRLYVGHNMRHMPVVVQMRQLIEEGTIGEVKAIWCRHFVGHGGDYYFKDWHAQRSNVTSLLLQKGAHDIDVIHWLAGGYTKRVAAVGDLAVYGEVASRSDNTGRRMGDWFSLDNWPPTEQKDLAEVIDVEDISMMNMVLDNGVLASYQQCHFTPDYWRNYTIIGTKGRIENFGDGPGETINVWTSRTSGRGEPDRVITILDGEGGHGGADPRLIEEFLRFASEGGTTQTSPIAARQAVVAGILAAESLRGDGSAREVPELPADLVEYFDAGQPALVRD; encoded by the coding sequence ATGCACACCATGGAAAAGGATTTGAAGGTCGGCATCGTCGGCTTCGGCCTGCGCGCGGGGTTGTGGAAACACGCCCACAAGCCTGGCCAGGGCTCGGAGGTTACCGTCATCTGCGATCTCAGCGAACGCGGGCGCGCCGATGCCGCCGGGCGCGTGCCAACGGCCCGCATCACGGACAACCTCGAGGAGTTGCTGGAAAGCGGCCTGGACGCCGTGCTGGTCCTGACCCCGGACAGCCAGCACGCCGCCGTCGCCGTCCGGACCCTGAAGGCAGGCATTCCGACGTTCTGCGAGAAACCCTTGGACATCACTGTCGAGGCCGCCGACCTGATCCTGAAAACCGCCTACGAAACCGGTACGCGCCTGTACGTCGGCCACAACATGCGCCACATGCCCGTTGTAGTACAGATGCGCCAACTCATCGAAGAGGGCACCATCGGCGAGGTCAAAGCGATCTGGTGCCGGCATTTCGTGGGCCACGGCGGCGATTACTACTTCAAGGACTGGCACGCGCAGCGGTCCAATGTCACCTCCCTGTTGCTCCAAAAAGGTGCCCACGACATCGACGTCATCCACTGGCTGGCGGGCGGCTATACCAAGCGGGTTGCCGCCGTCGGCGATCTGGCCGTCTATGGCGAGGTGGCCAGCCGCTCCGATAACACCGGCAGGCGCATGGGGGACTGGTTCTCCCTTGATAATTGGCCGCCGACTGAGCAGAAGGACCTGGCGGAGGTGATCGACGTCGAGGACATTTCCATGATGAACATGGTCCTGGACAACGGGGTGTTGGCCTCCTACCAGCAGTGCCATTTCACTCCGGATTACTGGCGGAACTACACCATTATTGGCACCAAGGGCCGGATCGAGAACTTCGGTGATGGGCCGGGGGAGACCATCAACGTCTGGACCTCGCGGACGTCGGGGCGGGGGGAACCTGACCGGGTTATCACCATTCTGGACGGCGAAGGGGGCCATGGTGGCGCCGATCCGCGACTGATCGAGGAGTTCCTGCGCTTCGCCTCGGAGGGCGGGACCACCCAGACCAGTCCCATCGCGGCCCGGCAGGCCGTGGTTGCGGGTATCCTGGCCGCGGAATCGTTGCGCGGTGACGGCTCGGCGCGGGAAGTGCCGGAACTGCCGGCGGACCTGGTGGAGTATTTCGACGCCGGACAACCCGCGTTGGTCCGCGACTGA
- a CDS encoding carbohydrate ABC transporter permease — protein MATTLFARKPRELTYNPKRPVWKERPSALYQTVKAVVLIVFSLSILTPILLVVSTSLADTEQLVKAGGFVLWPERPTLEAYATIFKGPMVLQSLGVSILITAVGTILALFVTITMAYATSRPVLFGRPVILAVLFTLLFAPGLIPSFLMIRQLGLLDSLWSLILPGIFGAFNFVVMRSFFMNIPGELIESARIDGANDWQILWRIVMPLSKAVIAVVGLFYAVGFWNSFFNALLYINDHSKWPIQLLLRNFVVQGSGAADQLGITTTPPPQSIQMAVVVVALVPILMVYPFLQKHFAKGVITGAVKG, from the coding sequence ATGGCAACAACACTTTTTGCAAGGAAACCCCGGGAACTGACGTACAACCCCAAGCGCCCGGTGTGGAAGGAAAGGCCTTCCGCCCTCTATCAAACGGTCAAAGCAGTAGTCCTGATCGTCTTCAGCCTGTCCATCCTCACACCGATCCTGCTGGTGGTCTCAACATCCCTGGCTGATACGGAACAACTGGTCAAGGCCGGCGGTTTCGTGCTGTGGCCCGAGCGGCCCACGCTGGAGGCCTACGCCACCATCTTCAAGGGCCCCATGGTCCTGCAATCGCTCGGGGTGAGCATTCTGATCACCGCCGTTGGCACCATCCTGGCGCTCTTCGTCACCATCACCATGGCCTACGCCACCAGCCGCCCGGTGCTGTTCGGCAGGCCGGTCATCCTGGCCGTGCTCTTTACCCTGCTCTTTGCGCCCGGGTTGATCCCATCGTTCCTGATGATCCGTCAACTGGGGCTGCTGGACTCCCTGTGGTCGCTGATCCTTCCCGGAATCTTTGGAGCCTTCAACTTCGTGGTCATGCGCTCGTTCTTCATGAACATCCCGGGCGAACTGATCGAAAGTGCCAGGATCGACGGCGCCAACGACTGGCAAATCCTGTGGCGCATCGTGATGCCGCTGTCCAAAGCCGTGATTGCAGTGGTGGGCCTGTTCTATGCGGTGGGCTTCTGGAACTCCTTCTTCAACGCGCTTCTCTACATCAACGACCACAGCAAATGGCCCATCCAGCTGTTGCTGAGGAACTTCGTGGTGCAGGGGAGCGGGGCCGCAGACCAGCTCGGCATCACCACCACGCCCCCGCCGCAGTCGATCCAGATGGCCGTCGTCGTGGTGGCATTGGTTCCCATCCTGATGGTCTACCCCTTCCTCCAAAAACACTTCGCCAAGGGCGTCATCACCGGCGCCGTCAAGGGCTAA